The Chloroflexota bacterium genome contains the following window.
GAAGTTGCGGGTGGATGTCACGGTCGGACAAAACTGGGACGAGCAACAAGAATTCAAAAAATGAAAGTGGCGTCGTTCGTCATCGCGATCGTATTCCTCGTACTCACGTTTCCCCTGACCAAACCCCAGCCCGCCGCGTGGAACGACATCGCACGCGTCGCGGCAATCGAGTCGCTCGTCGAGCGCGGCACCTGGGCGATTGACGATTCGCCCTGGGTTAACGCGACCAAAGACAAGGTTTGGCTCAACGGTAAATTTTACTCGGACAAGATGCCGATGCTCACACTGATGGGCGTCGGCATTTATGCGCCCCTGCATTGGGCTGGATTATCGTTAGCGCCGGACTGTAACGCTTGCGCGTATCCCTGGCTTGCGCGCGTGTTCGATGCGCTCCCTGCCGCGATTACACTCGCGCTCTTTTTCGATTTGGCGCGCCGCCAAAACGTAGCGACCTGGATCGCTTTGCTCGGCACGTTCGCGCTCGGTATCGGAACGATGTGGTTTCCATACGCACTCGTGCTGAACCATCACATCCCGGCGGCGAGCGCGGCATTCGGCAGTTTCTACTTGATCGTTACGCGCCGCGAGGATCGTCGCGCGATCTTTTTCGCGGGCGTGCTCGCCGCGCTTGCGATTGCGTTCGACGTTCTGGCAGGCATCGTCGCGGCGACGGTCGGCGTGATCGCGCTCGTGCGCGTGCGCCGCGAGTTCTTTTTCTTCGCGCTGGGCGGCGCGCTGCCGCTCGTCCTCACCGCGCTGCTCGATTATCAAATCGCGGGGATGATCATTCCGCCGTACATGATTACGAATGGCTACAACTATCCTGGGTCGGAATTTCCAGCGACGTTCGCCGGCAACGGCACACCGGACGATTACGCGGCATACGCTTTTCGAATGTTCCTGGGTGGGCAAGGTCTGTTCGCTTACAATCCTCTGTTGCTTTTCGCCATCGTCGGCGCGATTGCCGTCGCATGGAATCGCCGCCACACGTGGTGGATCGAAGGTCTCGCCGCCATCATCGGATTTGCCGCGCTGTGTCTCTACCTTGCAACGAACACCGGCAACTATGGCGGGAACGCGTATGGCGAACGGTGGTTCATCCCGGCAATTCCGCTTTTGTTCGCGTTCATTTTCTTCGCGCCGCCTTTGAGCGCGCGAACGTGGAAACATCTCGCGTGGGCGTTGATCATCCCGGCATTGGCGTTGTCGCTTCTTTCGACGTGGCAAGGTTCGCAAGCGCCGTGGCAATACATCGCGCCGCCGCTGCAAATGACGCGCAACATCAACCAGTTTCCGTTTTTCGGTTTCAAGTGGAACGTGCACTAAACACACCGCGCGTTGACCCCTGATTTTTTCTCGCTATAATGAATTCCATGCTTGCTTTCCGCGCCGCGCACGCGCCGCTGTTCAAAATTCTATCCAACCGCGATGTCTGGGCAATCGCATTCCTGTTCGCGTTTCCGTGGCTTTATTTTTGGCGCGTGACGCTGGGACAAGCCGTTTGGTTTACCACCGACATTATGCTGTTGTATCATCCTTTCGGCGTCGAGCTTTCGCGCGCGCTCGCCGAGAATCGCCTGCCACTTTGGTCGCCAAATTTCATTGCCGGTTTTCCGCTTATCGCCGAAGGACACGTCGCGACATTTTCCCCGATCTATTTGTTGCTCTTTAAATTCTTGCCGCCGCATTTCGCGATTTCATATGGGATGGTGTTGCATCTATCATGGATAGGCGTTGGGATGTACGTGTGTGCGCGTGCAATGCAATTGAATCGTCCGAGCGCGTTACTTGCCGGTTTCATTTTTTCTTTCAACGGTTTGACGCTCGAAAAACTGTATCATACTCCGATTCTCGTCGCCAGCGCCTGGCTCCCCTGGCTCATTTTCTTGCACAGCCAATTCCTCCACACGCACAAACGCATTTGGTTTCTGCTTTTGACGTTCAGTATCGGTTTGCAACTCGTCTCTGGATTTCCGCAGACCGCGTTGTTGAGCGCAATGACCCTGGGATTATTCGGCTTGTTTGAAATCGTAACCGAGCAAGCGTATGCCCCGCTTCGGCGATTTCTAGTCTCGACGATCCTTCCGCTGGGATTGGGCGCGGGCATCGCGGCGATTCAAATCGTTCCGACGATGGAACTGATTCAGCAATCCGTTCGCGGCGCGGCGATGAGCAAGGACTATCTAACCGAGTATTCTTTGCCGCCATCTTTTCTCGCGCAATTTATCTTCCCGTACACACAAGGCGAACCGATCGAACACACGAACGAATACTGGGCATACTTCGGCATCGCGCCTTTTGCGCTCGCCATACTCGCGCCGCTCATACGCCGCACCCGGCGCACGCTTTTTTTGACGCTGTTCGTGCTCATCACATTGTCATTTGCGCTCGGCAGTTTCAACCCGGCATACGAATTGATTTACCGGCTACCACTCTTCAACTTGTTTCGCACACCCGCGCGCTATATTTTCTTGGCGCTGTTTGGCGCGATTCTACTCAGCGCGATCGCGTTCGACGAATTGTCGAATCGGTTGGCATCCTCGCGCGTGAACAAAAAAGCGATTGGCATCGCGACGATCCTGGGCGCGCTCGCAGGCATTTCGTTTTGGCTCACTCAATCGCAATCGCTCGAGTTTTGGCTCACCGCGTGGCAATGGCTTCCGTTCGCGATTGGCATTGGCGCGGTGTGCTTCATCGCACTCGCTTGGCGACGAAAAATTTTACGCGCCACGTTCATCGCGACATTGCTGGGCTTGACCTTGTTCGATCTCGTGAGTTTTGCGCCACCCTTTCTTTTCACGCTCGCACAACTGACCCCGCCTTCGTACGTCGAGACGCCACCGCGCGTTGTGAATGCCCTGGGTGAACCGCGCGTGACGGATCGCGTGTTAACGGATCTGTCCATCGTGCCGAGCGTCCCGGCAGTGCGCGGTAGTCTTGCACCCAACCAAGCGACCGTGTATGGACGTCAGAGCGCGCAAGTGTACTCGCCGTTGCCGTACGCGCGACACGAAGAGTACCTCAATCTTTTGTCCGCGCCCATGTTGAATTTACTGAACGTGCGCTATTTCATGTTGCCGTTGGAACCACGCACGCATCGCATCGCCGCGCCAACCCAATCGCTCGCGTGGTTGCTCAACAATGAACCAGCGCGCATCGCGGCAACGCTCGCCTCGGCAATCCAGGTCACATCGTTCACCGAACAAACCGCGAATCTGCCCGCCGGCACTCTGGCGGCGCACATCGTTCTGACCTTGGACGATAACAGTACTCTACAATTTCCGTTGCGGGTCAGCGTCGAAACGGATGACTGGGATTTCGACCGCGCGAATGACACCAGGACAGCGCAACATCCACGCGCGCGTGTCGCGCACAGTTATCCCGGTGCGACGCGCGCGTACGGGAAATTGTTCGAGGCGCATACCTATCGCGCGCGCTACGAACTCGCGCCGGCGCGGCGCATCGTCGCGATGAATGTGGAATCGGCGCTACCAGACGGACGCTTGTGCATCGAAAGTGTATCGCTCATCGGCGAGAACAATCAAGCCATTTCATTGGCAACCCTTACCGGCAAGCCCAACTTGTCTGTGGCGTACATGAGCGATACGGTCGGCGCGTGGGAAAATCGCGATCAGTTGCCGCGCGCGTTCATCGTTCACACCGCCGAGATCGCCGATGACGCGACGGCATTTGCGCGTTTGCAAAAACCGGATTTCCCTGCCGACCGAATTGTACTGTTGGAACAAGGGGTTCCGCTTCAATTCAATGGCGATAATTCTCTGGATCGCGTTGAAATCCGCGATTACAAACCAGAGCACATCGCCTTGCGCGCGGCAACTGATCGCCCAGGTTATTTGGTGCTGACGGACGCCTGGTATCCTGGGTGGAACGCGTGGGTGGATGCTGAGCCAATCCCTATTTCGCGCGCCGATGTGCTATTCCGCGCCGTACCGCTTGAATCCGGCGAACATGATATCGTATTCGATTATCAACCGATGTCACTCGTCCTGGGCGCGGGCATCAGTGCATTGTGCGGGTTGGTCACTCTGGGCATCGCTTTTTTCATTGAAGGTTTCGTTTCGCACAACCGGCAAACTGAATTGCGTTAGCACGATGAACCAAACATCTCAAGCAAATCATCCCAACAAATTTCAAGCAAACCTGGCGCGTGGATTCGGCTGGGGCGCAGGTTTGATCATCATCATTCTGTACAGCCCAGTGTTCGCCGCGTACTTTAATGCCGACGATTTTAGTTTTCTTCGATTCTTGCATTTCAACCGCGCGGCGATGTTGAACGGACTACAGTGGGAGGAATGGTTCATCGGCGGCATCGTCAACTATAGCGTCTTTCGTCCGATGAGCCACGTGTATTGGTTGCTCAACTTTATCGCGTTTGGGCTGGAACCATTCGGTTACCATGCGGTCAGTGTGTTGAGCCACTGGATCGTATCTCTGCTCGTTTTCATCTTGATCTATTTGCTCACGCGCCAACGCGTGACCGCTGGCATCGGCGCGCTCATCTTCGCGAGTATGCCGGTTCATGCCGAAGCCGTATCCTGGCTCGCCGCGAACTATGACGTGTGGTGCGGCATCTATTTTCTTCTCGCCATTTCTTTTTTCATTTTATATCGCCGGAAACTGGCGTGGCGTTTTTACTTGATCGCGTTGATCGCGTTCGCACTCGCGCTATCCTCGCGCGAAACCGCGTTGACGTTTCCCGCCATCGTATTCGCCTACGATGCAATTTATTGGCGTCAACATCGAACGGACTTGCGACGCATCGTGATCGAGCACATTCCGTTCTGGGTCGTGGCGGCTGGACGATTGATTTTTTTCGGGCACGGTTATCGCGGGCTGACGCTCGCGCCGGAGGGATGGGCGTACTACGTTGACGCGAATCTCGCGCGCGTTTTCGATCCGCTCGCCGAATCCTTGGGCGACCTGCGCTGGGTCGCCCTGGGATGCGTCGCGTGTTTGTTGCTCGCTTATCGTTGGCGCGCCGAAATCATTTTCGGTTTGCTGTGGATTCCAATCACATTATTCACCACAACAGTTGGCGGCGTGAATGATCGCTCGTTCTACATTCCATCGTTTGGCGTGGCGCTGGTCGGAGCAATCGTCTTGGCGTCATTCGTGCAGCACAAAACCTGGGTCGCGCGGATTGCCGGACTGGCGGGCGTCGGCGCGGTGATTCTGCTGTACAGCAATTCGCTCTGGGCGCGCAACCAAGCGTATGTCCGCGCGAGCCAGGTAACCCAGGCGATTCTGCAACGCGTCACCGAGTCGCATCCGACGATGCCGCCCGAGGCGCGCCTCGTTTTTGCCGGCGTGCCCGATGCAACGACCGAAGGCGCGCCGGTTTTTGGCGCGGGATTCTGGGAAGCGCTCACGATTGTTTACGACGATCCATCGCTACAAATTTCAAAATCATCCCGGTTTCCGATTTGGCTCGACGACCTCGACCGCACCTTTTTCTTTCAAGTGGACCATCGCCGCGTCGCCGAACGCGCCGACTTGATCGCGACGCTCGCATCGCGCAAACAGTGCGCCGATTTCTCGCGTCCCGCGCTGACCTGGGATTTTTCGCGCGATTCGCAAGGGTGGGTCGCCTGGAACGATTTGGACGAATTGGCGAATCGCGATGGCGCGCTCATCACGCGCGCAACCGGCGATGATCCGTATATGGGCAGTCCCGTGTTCGACATTCCCAGTCTCGCGCTGGGCGACATCGAGATCACGCTGCGCGTCCGCGCGGCGCAACCGACGTTTGCGGGCGAGGTCTACTGGCTCACCGCCGACCAACCCGATTTCTCGCCCGTGCTCAAGCAATCGTTCATTGGGCAAGCCGATGGCGCGTGGCACACCTATCGCGTGGACATGGCGAAGAGCGGGATGCTGTGGCTCGACCATCGCGTCACGCGTCTGCGGCTCGATCCAGTCGCGATGCCGGCAGACATCGCGATTCGATCCATTCAGGTCAACGTTCACTGCGAACCGGCGGAAACCGCGCGCTGTGTTTGTCCGCGTTAAATATCGCACTACTTGACACAGTTCCAATTACAGGTTACAAAGCAGAACAAATTCAATGCGATCTTTGACACTCGAAATGAATCTCCGATGACCAACCCAACTTTCTTTTCACCCGCCGACTATGCCTTGTTCGAAAGCGGCATTACCACCAATCCCGAATACGACGGCGAGCGCGAACGCGTGCGCGAAAAACTCGTTACGCTACACAAGAGCATTTATCCGGAAATTCGCAAACAGAAATGGGACCTGCACCCACACTGGATGCCGCAGTGGCTCATCAGCGCATCACGCATTTCGCCCGCCACCCCGCGCGTCGAGTTTATGACGTTGCGGTACTCCAAGCCCGAAACGACGATCAAGTTGATGAAGAAACAACTGATCGAAGACTTTGGACACTTTTACGCGAACGCGATGCTCGCGGCTCGCGTTGACAAGAGCGGCTTTGCGATTGAACTGCTCATCAGCGAAAAAGCGTGGGTGGACGGACAGAATTTGAAAAGTCGTCTCGAAGAGAACGCGACCCAGCGCGGTCATTTTCGCGCGCTGCTCGCCGAACTGGGCGGCGAACACACCTTGCGTCTCACGCAATTCGTGCGTCCCGACGACGGCTATCCAGGGTATCAAGAAATTTTGCGCGCCAAAGCCAGTCGCCTGGTCAACGTGGGCATGTTGAACTCGACGATGGACAAGTATAAACCGGGCGGGCACGAGTTGCGCCTCGGCATCACGTATGCGCCTAATGACAAACGACTGCATCCCGACGACATCGCGACCGAGATTTTGAAACGCGTCGAGCAGTTGTATCCGATTTACGCGTTTCTCAGTTGGTCGCCCAAAAATGATTATAGAAAGAATCAC
Protein-coding sequences here:
- a CDS encoding YfhO family protein, with the protein product MLAFRAAHAPLFKILSNRDVWAIAFLFAFPWLYFWRVTLGQAVWFTTDIMLLYHPFGVELSRALAENRLPLWSPNFIAGFPLIAEGHVATFSPIYLLLFKFLPPHFAISYGMVLHLSWIGVGMYVCARAMQLNRPSALLAGFIFSFNGLTLEKLYHTPILVASAWLPWLIFLHSQFLHTHKRIWFLLLTFSIGLQLVSGFPQTALLSAMTLGLFGLFEIVTEQAYAPLRRFLVSTILPLGLGAGIAAIQIVPTMELIQQSVRGAAMSKDYLTEYSLPPSFLAQFIFPYTQGEPIEHTNEYWAYFGIAPFALAILAPLIRRTRRTLFLTLFVLITLSFALGSFNPAYELIYRLPLFNLFRTPARYIFLALFGAILLSAIAFDELSNRLASSRVNKKAIGIATILGALAGISFWLTQSQSLEFWLTAWQWLPFAIGIGAVCFIALAWRRKILRATFIATLLGLTLFDLVSFAPPFLFTLAQLTPPSYVETPPRVVNALGEPRVTDRVLTDLSIVPSVPAVRGSLAPNQATVYGRQSAQVYSPLPYARHEEYLNLLSAPMLNLLNVRYFMLPLEPRTHRIAAPTQSLAWLLNNEPARIAATLASAIQVTSFTEQTANLPAGTLAAHIVLTLDDNSTLQFPLRVSVETDDWDFDRANDTRTAQHPRARVAHSYPGATRAYGKLFEAHTYRARYELAPARRIVAMNVESALPDGRLCIESVSLIGENNQAISLATLTGKPNLSVAYMSDTVGAWENRDQLPRAFIVHTAEIADDATAFARLQKPDFPADRIVLLEQGVPLQFNGDNSLDRVEIRDYKPEHIALRAATDRPGYLVLTDAWYPGWNAWVDAEPIPISRADVLFRAVPLESGEHDIVFDYQPMSLVLGAGISALCGLVTLGIAFFIEGFVSHNRQTELR